One window of the Xenopus tropicalis strain Nigerian chromosome 10, UCB_Xtro_10.0, whole genome shotgun sequence genome contains the following:
- the ptpn1 gene encoding tyrosine-protein phosphatase non-receptor type 1, protein MDMDMEKEFHEADRKNSWGSNYQEIRNQASDFPCKVARLQENKARNRYRDVSPFDHSRIKLHREDNDYINASLIKMEEAQRSYILTQGPLPNTCGHFWEMIWEQKSIGVVMLNRVIEKGSIKCAQYWPKKEDNSMVFDDSNLKLTLLSEDIKSYYTIRQLMLENLSTQETREILHFHYTTWPDFGVPESPASFLNFLFKVRESGSLNPEYGPIVVHCSAGIGRSGTFCLADTCLLLMDKRKDPSSVDIKQVLLEMRKYRMGLIQTADQLRFSYLAVIEGAKFIMGDSSVQEQWKELSNEDLDPPPEHTPPPPRPPKRTTETPNGKVYEQSEFFPQQIVEEVIRRAVSVVEESVPDGTILSSPQQPAESTRPDTEIRRRVVDDQVHSNPSPEEKLKSESEDNNKGPEWKSFVMNICMFAVLTAGACLLYRVWYH, encoded by the exons ATGGATATGGATATGGAGAAGGAGTTTCATGAGGCTGATAGGAAGAACAGCTGGGGGTCTAACTATCAG GAAATCCGAAATCAAGCCAGTGACTTTCCGTGCAAAGTGGCGAGGCTGCAAGAGAATAAAGCCCGAAACCGCTACAGAGACGTCAGTCCTT TTGACCACAGTCGAATAAAACTGCACCGAGAGGACAATGACTACATTAACGCCAGTCTTATCAAGATGGAAGAGGCACAAAGGAGCTACATTCTTACCCAG GGGCCTTTGCCAAATACCTGTGGTCATTTCTGGGAGATGATTTGGGAACAGAAGAGCATAGGAGTGGTTATGCTCAACAGAGTGATTGAAAAGGGATCA ATCAAGTGTGCACAGTACTGGCCAAAGAAAGAAGACAACTCCATGGTGTTCGACGACTCAAACTTGAAGTTAACATTACTTTCAGAAGACATCAAGTCCTATTACACGATACGACAACTCATGCTGGAAAACCTCAGT ACACAAGAAACCCGTGAAATCCTGCACTTTCATTACACCACATGGCCTGATTTTGGAGTCCCAGAGTCACCTGCATCATTCCTTAACTTCCTGTTTAAAGTCCGAGAATCGGGCTCCCTCAACCCAGAATATGGACCCATTGTGGTGCACTGCAGCGCCGGTATTGGTAGATCTGGAACATTTTGTTTGGCGGATACTTGTTTGCTTCTG atGGACAAAAGGAAAGACCCTTCTTCGGTTGATATTAAGCAAGTTCTACTAGAAATGAGAAAATACCGAATGGGCCTCATACAGACAGCCGATCAACTGCGATTCTCGTATCTTGCCGTAATTGAGGGGGCAAAGTTTATTATGGGAGACTCTTCCGTGCAG GAACAATGGAAGGAGCTTTCCAATGAAGACTTGGATCCTCCACCAGAACACACGCCACCTCCCCCCAGGCCTCCAAAGCGGACCACTGAGACACCCAATGGCAAAGTGTACGAGCAGTCTGAATTTTTCCCACAACAAATCGTAGAGGAAGTCATCAGGCGCGCAGTCAGCGTGGTAGAAGAGTCTGTACCCGATGGCACAATCCTCTCATCTCCTCAGCAACCTGCAGAAAG CACTCGTCCGGACACTGAAATTCGAAGGAGAGTCGTCGATGACCAAGTCCACTCCAACCCCAGCCCCGAAGAGAAGCTCAAATCGGAAAGTGAGGACAATAACAAGGGCCCAGAATGGAAGTCGTTTGTGATGAACATTTGCATGTTCGCTGTTCTGACAGCGGGGGCCTGCCTCCTCTACAGGGTCTGGTATCATTAA